In Duganella zoogloeoides, a single genomic region encodes these proteins:
- a CDS encoding long-chain-fatty-acid--CoA ligase, producing the protein MEKIWLKSYPPGMPAEIDTAQYGSLVQMLEESFRKYADRHAYVCMDKYLTYAELDNYSKRLGAWLQSRGMKQGARVGIMMPNVLQYPIAIAAILRAGYTVVNINPLYTPRELEHQLNDAGCSAIVILENFAHTLEQVLPRTQVKHVVVATMGEMLGFAKGLLVNFVVRNVKHLVPAYSLPNAVRFKAALSHGAGMKLTPVDIKPADPAFLQYTGGTTGVAKGAVLTHQNIIANMLQMETWAAPAVGMVDAQPVMVAALPLYHIFALTVCAMWGMRSGMLNLLIPNPRDIGGFIKELGKYRFNMLPAVNTLFNGLLNHPDFGHLDFSSLKLSFGGGMAVQQVVAERWFKATGSPIIEGYGLSETAPVATCNRGDAVAFSGTIGLPIPSTDIAILDDDGHEVPLGQRGEIAIRGPQVMAGYWNRPDETAKVMTADGYFKSGDIGIMNEGGYVKIVDRKKDMILVSGFNVYPNELEEVVAAHPGVLECACVGVPDEHSGEAVKMFVVRKDPNLTAETLMAYCKQNLTGYKKPKYIEFRDELPKTNVGKILRRMLRDEDTQQQKKTNEKAA; encoded by the coding sequence ATGGAAAAAATCTGGTTGAAGTCCTATCCTCCCGGCATGCCGGCAGAGATAGATACTGCACAGTACGGTTCCCTGGTGCAGATGCTGGAAGAGTCCTTCCGCAAGTACGCGGACCGCCATGCCTATGTCTGCATGGACAAGTATCTGACCTATGCCGAGCTCGATAATTATTCGAAGCGCCTGGGCGCCTGGCTGCAAAGCCGGGGCATGAAGCAGGGCGCGCGCGTGGGCATCATGATGCCCAACGTGCTGCAATACCCGATCGCGATTGCCGCCATCCTGCGCGCCGGCTATACCGTGGTCAACATCAACCCGCTGTACACGCCGCGCGAGCTCGAGCACCAGCTCAACGACGCCGGCTGCAGCGCCATCGTGATCCTGGAAAATTTCGCCCACACGCTCGAGCAGGTGCTGCCGCGCACCCAGGTCAAGCATGTGGTGGTGGCCACCATGGGCGAAATGCTGGGCTTTGCCAAGGGGCTGCTGGTCAACTTCGTGGTGCGTAACGTCAAGCACCTGGTGCCGGCGTACTCGCTGCCCAACGCGGTGCGCTTCAAGGCTGCGCTGTCGCACGGCGCCGGCATGAAACTCACGCCGGTCGATATCAAGCCTGCCGATCCCGCCTTCCTGCAATACACGGGCGGCACCACCGGCGTGGCCAAGGGCGCCGTGCTCACGCACCAGAACATTATCGCCAACATGCTGCAGATGGAGACATGGGCGGCGCCGGCCGTGGGCATGGTCGATGCCCAGCCGGTGATGGTGGCGGCGCTGCCGCTGTACCACATCTTCGCACTGACCGTGTGCGCCATGTGGGGCATGCGCAGCGGCATGCTCAACCTCTTGATCCCGAACCCGCGCGATATCGGCGGTTTCATCAAGGAGCTGGGCAAGTACCGCTTCAATATGCTGCCGGCGGTGAATACCTTGTTTAACGGCTTGCTCAACCATCCCGACTTCGGCCACCTCGATTTCTCCAGCCTCAAGCTCAGCTTTGGTGGCGGCATGGCGGTGCAGCAGGTGGTGGCCGAGCGCTGGTTCAAGGCCACCGGCTCGCCGATCATCGAGGGTTACGGCCTGTCCGAAACCGCGCCGGTCGCTACCTGCAACCGCGGCGATGCTGTGGCGTTCAGCGGCACCATCGGCCTGCCAATTCCATCGACCGACATTGCCATCCTTGACGATGATGGCCACGAGGTGCCGCTGGGCCAACGTGGCGAAATCGCCATCCGTGGCCCGCAAGTGATGGCCGGCTACTGGAACCGTCCGGACGAGACCGCCAAGGTGATGACCGCCGACGGCTACTTCAAATCGGGCGACATCGGCATCATGAACGAAGGCGGCTACGTGAAAATCGTCGACCGCAAGAAAGACATGATCCTGGTGTCCGGCTTCAATGTGTATCCGAACGAACTAGAAGAAGTGGTTGCCGCCCACCCGGGCGTGCTCGAGTGCGCCTGCGTGGGCGTGCCGGACGAGCATTCGGGGGAAGCCGTCAAAATGTTCGTGGTGCGCAAGGACCCGAACCTCACCGCCGAGACCCTGATGGCGTACTGCAAGCAAAACCTGACCGGCTACAAGAAGCCGAAATATATCGAATTCCGGGACGAATTGCCTAAAACCAATGTGGGCAAGATCTTGCGGCGTATGCTGCGGGACGAAGATACCCAACAACAGAAAAAAACGAACGAGAAGGCTGCATAA
- a CDS encoding long-chain-fatty-acid--CoA ligase: protein MEKIWLKSYPEGVPAEIDSTQFRSITHLLEEAFRKYADRNAYVCMDKFLTYRELDQLSQQMGAWLQSLGLSPGARVAIMMPNVLQYPVAMAAILRAGYTVVNVNPLYTPRELQHQLIDSGSEAIIVLENFATTLQQVVANTKVKHVVVATMGDMLGLVKGTIVNLVVRKVKKLVPAFSLPGSISYKKMMAAAAGMTLKPVKQGHDDIAFLQYTGGTTGVSKGAVLLHRNIIANVLQNEAWLQFKHSNEQLVFVAALPLYHIYSLTVSAFMGMRMGGLTLLIPNPRDIPGFVKELAKYRVAVLPAVNTLYNALLNNPEFSKLDFSSYSVCNGGGMAVQKAVADKWLKVTGTPIIEGYGLSETSPVATANRVDIKEFTGTIGLPIPSTEVLIIDDDGRAVPLGQTGEIAIRGPQVMAGYWNRADETAKTMTADGFFKTGDIGIMDERGYTRIVDRKKDMIIVSGFNVYPNEVEGVVAGHPGVLEVACIGVPDKNSGEAVKLFVVRKDPNLTAGQLLDFCKHELTAYKKPKFIEFRDELPKTNVGKILRRQLRDEKTPA from the coding sequence ATGGAAAAAATCTGGCTCAAGTCCTACCCCGAGGGCGTCCCGGCGGAAATCGACAGCACGCAATTCCGCTCGATCACGCACTTGCTGGAAGAAGCATTCCGCAAGTACGCCGACCGCAATGCCTATGTGTGCATGGACAAGTTCCTCACCTACCGCGAGCTGGACCAGCTGTCGCAGCAGATGGGCGCCTGGCTGCAAAGCCTGGGCCTGTCGCCGGGCGCGCGGGTGGCGATCATGATGCCGAACGTGTTGCAGTACCCGGTGGCGATGGCGGCGATCCTGCGCGCCGGCTACACGGTGGTCAACGTCAATCCGCTGTACACGCCGCGCGAGTTGCAGCACCAGCTGATCGACTCCGGTTCCGAAGCCATCATCGTGCTGGAAAACTTTGCCACCACCTTGCAGCAGGTGGTCGCCAATACCAAGGTCAAGCACGTGGTGGTGGCCACCATGGGCGACATGCTGGGTTTAGTAAAAGGCACGATCGTCAACCTGGTGGTGCGCAAGGTGAAAAAGCTGGTGCCGGCGTTCTCGCTGCCCGGCTCGATCTCGTACAAGAAAATGATGGCGGCTGCCGCCGGCATGACCTTAAAGCCGGTCAAGCAGGGCCACGACGACATCGCCTTCCTGCAATACACGGGCGGTACCACGGGCGTGTCCAAAGGCGCGGTGCTGCTGCACCGTAACATCATCGCCAACGTGCTGCAAAACGAGGCGTGGCTGCAATTCAAGCACAGCAACGAGCAACTGGTGTTCGTGGCGGCACTGCCGCTGTACCACATCTATTCGCTGACGGTGAGTGCCTTCATGGGTATGCGCATGGGCGGACTGACGTTGCTCATTCCTAATCCGCGCGATATCCCTGGCTTCGTGAAGGAACTGGCCAAGTACCGCGTGGCAGTGCTGCCAGCGGTGAACACCCTGTACAACGCGCTGCTCAATAACCCGGAGTTTTCCAAGCTCGATTTCTCCAGCTATTCGGTGTGCAACGGCGGCGGCATGGCGGTGCAGAAGGCCGTGGCCGACAAGTGGCTCAAGGTAACCGGCACGCCGATCATCGAAGGCTACGGCTTGTCCGAGACGTCACCGGTGGCCACCGCCAACCGCGTCGATATCAAGGAATTCACCGGCACCATCGGCCTGCCGATTCCATCAACCGAAGTGTTGATCATCGACGACGACGGCCGCGCAGTACCGCTGGGCCAGACCGGCGAGATCGCCATCCGTGGCCCGCAGGTAATGGCCGGCTACTGGAACCGCGCCGATGAAACCGCCAAGACCATGACCGCCGACGGCTTCTTCAAGACCGGCGACATCGGCATCATGGACGAGCGCGGCTACACCCGTATCGTTGATCGCAAGAAGGACATGATCATCGTCTCGGGCTTCAATGTGTACCCGAACGAAGTGGAGGGCGTGGTGGCCGGCCACCCGGGCGTGCTGGAAGTGGCGTGCATCGGTGTGCCGGACAAGAATTCGGGCGAAGCCGTCAAACTGTTCGTGGTGCGCAAGGATCCGAACCTGACGGCCGGGCAGTTGCTGGACTTCTGCAAGCACGAACTGACGGCGTATAAAAAGCCGAAGTTCATCGAGTTCCGCGATGAGCTGCCGAAGACGAATGTGGGCAAGATCTTGCGGCGCCAGCTGCGCGACGAGAAAACCCCGGCATAA
- a CDS encoding alkaline phosphatase D family protein encodes MDNQRRIFLATASHLAALATLAACHDTRSGNASESGAGARLAMPASAGQGAYPFSLGVASGSPLPDAVVIWTRILYDPLNAAAMPAVALPVRWEVADDEHFGRIVAKGSATATPALAHSVHVDVKNLAPGRWYFYRFILGDAVSPVGRTRTAPAAASMPERLKLAVASCQHWEFGTYAAHRHIAAAAPDLVAFLGDYIYEWGPYQLQHPKRAVRVSESFTLADYRNRYAQYKSDAHLQAAHQVAPWIVTWDDHEVANDYAADRDERLNPEFVLRRAAAYQAFYEHMPLRLSVPRPGDFANMRIYQRYDWGRLARFHVLDDRQYRAWHACPPKGRGGSTSVIRRDCAALNDPRRTMLGDVQQRWLDDGLTSSPARWNILAQQTLMAQNSQLPFRQDADVRIWTDGWDGYPLARQRLLESLATSGASNPVVLSGDVHSFFAAEISRYPTRAATRNNQVLASEFCGTSITSPSRPQKRTEEYVAINPGIKYGKSDQRGFMLLDVTPETTTAHFQALADVQDAGSAIATAASFVVRNGRAGVVKA; translated from the coding sequence ATGGATAACCAGCGCCGTATCTTTTTAGCCACCGCCAGCCACCTGGCCGCGCTGGCCACGCTGGCGGCGTGCCACGACACGCGCAGTGGCAATGCCAGCGAAAGCGGCGCAGGCGCGCGCCTGGCCATGCCCGCCAGCGCCGGCCAGGGCGCCTATCCATTCAGCCTGGGCGTGGCGTCCGGCTCGCCGCTGCCCGACGCGGTGGTCATCTGGACCCGCATCCTCTACGATCCCCTGAACGCCGCCGCGATGCCGGCCGTGGCCCTGCCGGTGCGCTGGGAGGTGGCCGACGACGAGCATTTCGGGCGCATCGTGGCGAAGGGCAGCGCCACCGCCACGCCGGCCCTCGCGCACAGCGTGCACGTGGACGTTAAAAACCTGGCGCCGGGCCGCTGGTATTTCTACCGCTTCATCCTCGGCGATGCAGTGAGCCCCGTGGGCCGCACCCGCACCGCGCCGGCAGCGGCCAGCATGCCCGAGCGCCTGAAACTGGCCGTGGCCTCGTGCCAGCATTGGGAGTTCGGCACCTACGCCGCCCACCGCCATATCGCCGCCGCCGCGCCCGACCTGGTGGCCTTCCTCGGCGATTACATCTACGAGTGGGGACCGTACCAGCTCCAGCACCCCAAGCGCGCGGTGCGCGTCTCGGAATCGTTCACGCTGGCCGACTACCGCAACCGCTACGCCCAGTACAAGAGCGACGCCCACCTGCAGGCCGCGCACCAGGTGGCGCCATGGATCGTCACCTGGGACGACCACGAAGTGGCCAACGACTACGCGGCCGACCGCGACGAGCGGCTCAACCCCGAATTCGTGCTGCGCCGGGCGGCTGCGTACCAGGCGTTCTACGAGCATATGCCGCTGCGCCTGTCGGTACCGAGACCGGGCGACTTTGCCAACATGCGCATCTACCAGCGCTACGACTGGGGGCGGCTGGCGCGCTTCCATGTGCTCGACGACCGCCAGTACCGCGCCTGGCATGCGTGCCCGCCCAAGGGGCGCGGCGGTTCCACCTCGGTGATCCGGCGCGACTGCGCGGCGTTGAACGATCCCAGGCGCACCATGCTGGGCGACGTCCAGCAGCGCTGGCTCGATGATGGCCTGACGTCGTCGCCAGCGCGCTGGAACATCCTGGCCCAGCAGACGCTGATGGCGCAGAACAGCCAGCTGCCGTTCAGACAGGATGCCGACGTGCGAATCTGGACCGATGGCTGGGACGGTTACCCGCTGGCGCGCCAGCGCCTGCTCGAGTCGCTCGCGACCAGCGGCGCCAGCAACCCGGTGGTGCTGTCGGGCGACGTGCACAGTTTTTTTGCGGCCGAGATCAGCCGCTATCCCACCCGCGCCGCGACCAGGAACAACCAGGTGCTGGCCAGCGAATTTTGCGGCACGTCGATCACGTCCCCATCACGGCCGCAAAAGCGCACCGAGGAATACGTGGCGATCAATCCGGGAATCAAGTATGGCAAGAGCGACCAGCGCGGCTTCATGCTGCTGGACGTCACGCCGGAAACCACCACGGCGCACTTCCAGGCGCTGGCCGACGTGCAGGATGCGGGGAGCGCAATCGCGACGGCGGCCAGTTTTGTAGTGCGCAATGGCCGCGCCGGGGTGGTAAAGGCTTGA
- a CDS encoding acyl-CoA thioesterase, with product MTTPEKTPLAITTINRGLPAGKMPELRMMPSPSDANVYGDVFGGWIMAQVDIAGSLPATRRANGRVATIAVNSFVFKNPVFVGDLLSFYADIVKVGNTSITVNVEVYAERNRLQADTVKVTEAVLTYVATDSDRKPRKVPPIETLIHAQPA from the coding sequence ATGACCACCCCAGAAAAAACCCCGCTTGCCATCACCACCATCAACCGGGGCCTGCCCGCTGGGAAAATGCCGGAACTGCGCATGATGCCCTCGCCGTCCGACGCCAATGTCTACGGCGACGTGTTCGGCGGCTGGATCATGGCGCAGGTCGATATCGCCGGTTCGCTGCCGGCCACGCGCCGCGCCAATGGCCGCGTGGCGACCATCGCGGTCAACTCCTTCGTGTTCAAGAACCCCGTGTTCGTCGGCGACCTGCTGTCGTTCTATGCCGATATCGTCAAGGTTGGCAATACGTCCATCACCGTCAACGTCGAGGTGTACGCGGAGCGCAACCGCCTGCAGGCGGACACCGTCAAGGTCACCGAGGCCGTGCTGACCTACGTGGCGACCGACTCCGACCGCAAGCCGCGCAAGGTGCCGCCCATTGAAACACTGATCCACGCGCAGCCCGCATGA
- a CDS encoding ABCB family ABC transporter ATP-binding protein/permease, translated as MRRYPNSPADASVQPAPRSRTDLATLKTLLPYLWVYKWRVLLALGCLVGAKLANVGVPIVMKRLIDSLTITPQHPQALLVLPVAALVVYGLLRLSTTVFTELREFLFARVTQRAVRTIALQVFRHLHALSLRFHLNRQTGGMTRDIERGTRAVGSLISYTLFNILPTLVEITLVLGYLVLHYDIWFSVITFVALVSYIVFTVTVTNWRTHFRRTMNELDSKANTKAIDSLINYETVKYFGNEDYEAKRYDDGLQHYESAAVKSQTSLSVLNTGQSLIIAVAVTLILWRATEGVIAGTMTLGDLVLVNSFMIQLYIPLNFLGVIYREIKQSLADMEKLFSLLDQNREIADAKDAQPLATTGAEVRFNHVDFSYEAKRQILFDVDFTIAPGTTTAVVGHSGSGKSTLSRLLFRFYEVNTGSISIDGQDLRSLTQDSVRHAIGIVPQDTVLFNDTIEYNIAYGKPGATREDIVAAARAASIHDFVESLPDGYATMVGERGLKLSGGEKQRVAIARTLLKNPAILIFDEATSALDSKAEQAIQAQLKEIAKSRTTLVIAHRLSTVADAQQILVLDHGRIVERGTHQALLAADGLYAQMWQRQQARQDEDVAAQ; from the coding sequence ATGCGCCGTTATCCGAATTCGCCAGCCGACGCCAGCGTCCAGCCAGCTCCCCGTTCCCGCACCGACCTCGCCACCCTGAAAACCCTGCTGCCCTACCTGTGGGTGTACAAGTGGCGCGTGCTGCTGGCACTGGGCTGCCTGGTGGGCGCCAAGCTTGCCAACGTGGGCGTGCCGATCGTGATGAAGCGCCTGATCGACTCGCTCACCATCACGCCGCAGCATCCGCAGGCACTCTTGGTACTGCCGGTGGCGGCGCTGGTGGTGTATGGCTTGCTGCGCTTGTCCACCACGGTATTTACCGAGTTGCGCGAGTTCCTGTTCGCGCGGGTGACCCAGCGCGCCGTGCGTACCATTGCGCTGCAAGTGTTCCGTCACCTGCACGCGCTGTCGCTGCGCTTCCACCTGAATCGCCAGACCGGCGGCATGACGCGCGATATCGAACGCGGCACGCGCGCGGTCGGTTCGCTCATTTCCTACACGCTGTTCAACATCCTGCCCACGCTGGTCGAGATCACGCTGGTGCTGGGCTACCTGGTGCTGCACTACGATATCTGGTTCAGTGTGATTACGTTTGTTGCGCTGGTGTCGTACATCGTGTTTACCGTGACGGTGACCAACTGGCGCACGCACTTCCGCCGCACCATGAACGAACTCGATTCCAAGGCCAATACCAAGGCCATTGATTCGCTGATCAACTACGAGACCGTCAAGTACTTCGGCAACGAAGACTACGAAGCGAAACGCTACGACGACGGCTTGCAGCATTACGAGTCGGCGGCGGTCAAGTCGCAAACCTCGCTGTCGGTCCTGAACACCGGGCAGTCCCTGATCATCGCGGTGGCGGTCACGCTGATCCTCTGGCGCGCCACCGAGGGCGTAATCGCCGGCACCATGACCCTGGGCGACCTGGTGCTGGTGAACTCGTTCATGATCCAGCTGTACATCCCGCTCAACTTCCTCGGCGTGATCTACCGCGAGATCAAGCAAAGCCTGGCCGACATGGAAAAGCTGTTTTCGCTGCTGGACCAGAATCGCGAAATCGCCGATGCCAAGGACGCGCAGCCACTGGCGACCACCGGTGCGGAAGTACGCTTCAACCACGTCGATTTCAGCTACGAGGCCAAGCGCCAGATCCTGTTCGATGTCGATTTCACGATCGCCCCCGGTACCACCACGGCCGTGGTGGGCCATAGCGGCTCGGGCAAATCGACCTTGTCGCGCCTGCTGTTCCGCTTCTACGAAGTCAATACGGGCAGCATCTCGATCGACGGCCAGGATCTGCGGTCGCTCACGCAGGATTCGGTGCGCCACGCGATCGGCATCGTGCCGCAGGATACGGTGCTGTTCAACGACACCATCGAGTACAACATCGCCTACGGCAAGCCGGGCGCCACGCGCGAAGACATCGTGGCGGCCGCACGCGCAGCGTCGATCCATGATTTTGTCGAAAGCCTGCCGGACGGCTATGCCACCATGGTCGGTGAGCGCGGACTGAAACTGTCGGGCGGGGAAAAGCAGCGCGTGGCGATTGCCCGCACCCTGCTCAAGAACCCGGCCATCCTGATCTTCGACGAAGCCACGTCGGCGCTCGATTCGAAAGCCGAGCAGGCGATCCAGGCGCAGTTGAAAGAGATCGCCAAGAGCCGCACCACGCTGGTCATCGCGCACCGCCTGTCCACGGTGGCCGATGCGCAGCAGATCCTGGTGCTCGATCATGGCCGCATCGTCGAGCGCGGCACCCACCAGGCGCTGCTGGCTGCCGATGGCCTGTACGCGCAGATGTGGCAGCGCCAGCAGGCCAGGCAGGACGAAGACGTCGCAGCACAATAA
- a CDS encoding dicarboxylate/amino acid:cation symporter, whose protein sequence is MQKKSRLTTYILLALVLGIITGYFVNANVATPTGFVDSMSLLTTVFLRLIKMIIAPLVFATLVVGIARMGDASEVGRIGLKTMGWFFLASVMSLSLGLVLVNIFRPGDALLGHMSTAASNTGIVASSLSLKDFVTHLVPASIVDGMAKNEILQIVVFSLFFGIAAAAIGEKARILIDALDGLAHIMLKVTGYVMAFAPVAVFAAVAGTIAKSGLGVLSTYGVFMAEFYLGIMILWGLLMFAGFLFLKKRVFALMGELRGPALLAFSTASSEAAYPKTLEGLERFGVRNRIASFVLPIGYSFNLDGSMMYCTFATVFIAQAYGIEMTLAEQITMMAVLMVTSKGIAGVPRASLVVIAATLSQFNIPEAGLLLLLGIDHFLDMARSATNVVGNGVAAAVVAKWEGELAHPGDEEMIKDAA, encoded by the coding sequence ATGCAGAAAAAAAGCCGATTGACCACCTACATCCTGCTTGCCCTGGTGCTAGGCATTATTACCGGCTATTTCGTCAACGCCAACGTGGCTACGCCCACCGGTTTCGTTGATTCGATGTCCTTGTTGACCACCGTGTTCCTGCGCCTGATCAAGATGATCATCGCCCCGCTGGTATTCGCCACCCTTGTGGTCGGCATCGCCCGCATGGGTGATGCAAGCGAAGTGGGCCGTATCGGCCTGAAAACCATGGGCTGGTTCTTCCTGGCCTCGGTCATGTCGCTGAGCCTGGGCCTGGTGCTGGTCAACATCTTCCGCCCTGGTGACGCGCTGCTCGGCCATATGTCCACTGCCGCTTCCAACACCGGCATCGTGGCGTCGTCGCTGTCGCTGAAAGACTTCGTCACCCACCTGGTGCCGGCGTCCATCGTCGATGGCATGGCCAAGAACGAGATCCTGCAGATCGTCGTGTTCTCGCTGTTCTTCGGTATCGCCGCGGCTGCCATCGGCGAAAAAGCCCGCATCCTGATCGACGCGCTCGACGGCCTGGCCCACATCATGCTCAAGGTCACCGGCTACGTGATGGCGTTCGCGCCGGTCGCGGTGTTTGCCGCCGTTGCCGGCACCATCGCCAAGAGCGGCCTCGGCGTGCTGTCCACGTACGGCGTGTTCATGGCCGAGTTCTACCTGGGCATCATGATCCTGTGGGGCTTGCTGATGTTTGCCGGCTTCCTGTTCCTGAAAAAACGTGTATTTGCCCTGATGGGCGAGCTGCGCGGCCCAGCGCTGCTGGCCTTCTCCACCGCGTCGAGCGAAGCGGCGTATCCGAAGACGCTGGAAGGCCTCGAGCGTTTCGGCGTGCGCAACCGCATCGCCTCGTTCGTGCTGCCGATCGGCTACTCGTTCAACCTCGACGGCTCGATGATGTACTGCACCTTCGCCACCGTGTTCATCGCCCAGGCCTACGGCATCGAGATGACCCTGGCCGAGCAGATCACCATGATGGCCGTGCTGATGGTAACCTCGAAGGGGATCGCCGGTGTGCCGCGCGCATCGCTGGTAGTGATCGCCGCCACCCTGAGCCAGTTCAATATCCCGGAAGCGGGCCTGCTGCTGCTGCTCGGTATCGACCACTTCCTCGACATGGCGCGGTCGGCCACCAACGTGGTCGGTAACGGTGTGGCCGCTGCGGTGGTCGCCAAGTGGGAGGGAGAATTGGCCCATCCCGGCGACGAAGAGATGATCAAGGATGCTGCCTGA
- a CDS encoding amino acid ABC transporter ATP-binding protein, with protein sequence MIAISNLSKWYGQFQVLTDCTTNVAKGDVMVICGPSGSGKSTLIKTVNGLEPFQEGNITVDGIAVGDPRTDLPKLRARIGMVFQNFELFPHLSVRQNLNLGQVKVLGRSEEEATARGLLYLDRVGLLSQQDKFPNQLSGGQQQRVAIARALSMDPIAMLFDEPTSALDPEMINEVLDVMVGLAQEGMTMMVVTHEMGFARKVANRVVFMDQGKILEDCGKDEFFGAPRSERAREFLARIIH encoded by the coding sequence ATGATAGCGATCAGCAATCTCAGCAAATGGTATGGCCAGTTCCAGGTCCTCACCGATTGCACCACCAACGTCGCCAAGGGCGATGTCATGGTGATCTGCGGCCCGTCCGGCTCGGGTAAATCAACCTTGATCAAGACCGTCAACGGCCTCGAGCCATTTCAAGAAGGCAACATCACGGTCGATGGCATTGCGGTGGGCGACCCGCGCACCGATCTGCCCAAACTGCGCGCGCGGATCGGCATGGTGTTCCAGAATTTCGAATTGTTCCCGCACCTGTCGGTGCGGCAGAACCTGAACCTGGGCCAGGTCAAGGTACTGGGCCGCAGCGAGGAAGAGGCTACCGCGCGCGGCTTGCTGTACCTGGACCGGGTAGGGCTGTTGTCGCAGCAGGACAAGTTTCCCAACCAGCTGTCGGGCGGCCAGCAGCAACGCGTGGCAATTGCCCGCGCCTTGTCGATGGATCCGATCGCCATGCTGTTCGATGAGCCCACCTCGGCGCTCGATCCCGAGATGATCAACGAGGTGCTCGACGTGATGGTGGGACTGGCGCAGGAAGGCATGACCATGATGGTCGTCACCCACGAGATGGGCTTTGCGCGCAAGGTGGCCAACCGCGTGGTGTTCATGGACCAGGGCAAGATCCTCGAGGATTGCGGCAAAGACGAGTTTTTTGGCGCGCCGCGTTCCGAGCGCGCCCGCGAATTTTTAGCGCGTATTATTCACTAG